Genomic window (Streptomyces sp. TG1A-60):
GCGGTCTCCTGCACCCGCACGGCACCGCTGCGATGGCCGAAGGGGTTGTACGCCACCTCTTTCGCGCTCAGGCTTCGCAGCCCCCAGCCCGAGTCCATGGCCGGCCCGCCGAGCAGCCGCGCGAGCTGTTCGGTCCGCACCTTGTCGAGAAGTCCCGGGGCCCGCTCTCCCGAGCCGAGCAGCCCGGTGTCGAGGAGGTGGGCGGCGCCCGCGCCCAGGTGTGGCAGGAGACGCCCGTCCGGGGTCCGGGCGGCGGCGGGTCTGCCGCCGCCTCGGTCCTCGACCCAGAAGTCCGCTTCGAACCGGGTCCGCAGCTCTCCCGCCCAGTCCCTCAGCTCGGTCCCGCCCGGTCGGCCGTACGCGTCGAGGAGATCGGCACCCAGCAGCGCGGCCCGGTGGGCGTGTGCCTGGGTCTCGCAGCGCGATGTTCCGCCGGGGCGCGGGTCGGGTAGATACGCACCGCTTCCGACAGCGGTCCGCAGCCACCGCACACAGCGTTCGGCTGTGGGGAGCAGTTCCTCGGCCTCCTGCTCGGCAAGTCCCCATCGCCGGGCCTCCGCGAGGAGTACGGGGAACAGGAGGGTCGCCTCGATGCCGGTGCAGCCCGGCGGCAGATGCGGGCCCGCGTCCCGCCAGGGGCCCGGGATCATGCCGGACTGTGCTTCCGGGCCCGCGAGTTGGGTGCGGGCGAGGGTGCGCAGGGTGCCGGCGGCGAGGCGCGTGCCGAGCGGCAGTGTCATCCGGGCCGCGACCAGTGCGTCGGCGGGCGCCATGCCACAGCGCCAGGGCGCGCCCGCCGCGAGATGGGTGTCGGACAGGTTCTTCGGGTCGCGCAGCAGCAGGACCTCCAAGTCCTCCAGGCAGGTCCGCAGCAGAGACTGTGCCGTCGGGTCGTCGCCCGCGGCCTGCGCCTCGGCGAGGGGGCTCGCGGCACCGCGTCCCACAGGTCTGATGGGTCCCGCCCCGTCCGGCCGTACCCGCAGCTCCAGGCTCCGGGTGCCGCCAGGCGGGAGCTCCAACTCCCAGCGCAGCAGTCCCGCGGATGCCAGAGCGTCGGCGGGCGGAGGGTGGGCGGACACGGTCGAGTATCCGTTGGCGCAGGACCAGCGGAGGCCGGAGCCGTGGACGCTGGCAGGCAGTTCCGGTCCGGCGCCACCGGAGGCGACGGCGCCCAGCTCCGCGAGGTCCGTGCCCAGCGACACCTCGATGGGCAGGCGCAGTGGGCGTCGGGCCGTACTGTGCAACGTGATCCGCTCGGTGCCGTCCGCGTACCGCGTGCGCTCGACCATGACGTCGGGATCCGGTCCGGCGTCGGCGGCGATGCGCAGCGTGCCCATGAACCGGGCTCGGTCGGCCGTGACCATCCGCGCCTGCACGGCGAGCGGCTCCCGTCCGGCCACCCGCACCTGGCAGCGCGAGAGCATGCGCCGTCCCGCACGGTAAAATCCCTCCAGTCCAATGCCGGTCAGCTGGCCCTGCTCCGTGGAGATCGCGAGGCCCGGCAGGGCGACACAGATGAGCGTGGCGTGGGTCGGCGGGAGCTCCGTAGGACGACGTGGGGCGGCAGGTGGCGCCTGCGGGGACGCGGGACCTCCTCCACCTGTGGGAGGCGGCCCTGGAGAGCACCCTGTGCCGAGCGCGGGAGACACCGGGCCACCCGGACGCCCCGGGCGAGCGCCCGTCGGCCGGGTCGTCGGGCTGCGCACGTCCACGCGGGGAGCGCCGCTGCCGTCCCCACGGGCTCTGGCGGAGGGCTGGGCGGACCCGCCAAAAATCGGCACGTCGTCGTAGGCGTCGGGCATGGAGAACACGGGCATGGAGGGCAGGGGCATGGAGCGGCTTCCTCTGTGATCGGTGCGTGCGCGGGGTGCGCTCGGCACCAGGTGGTGAGCCGGAGAGGGACGGGGGACGCGGCGGTGCGGCCGAGCCACGGGTACCGCCATACAGGTGAACGGAACGGCTCTGCTCCGGGTCACGCCCCAGCCTCGGCGAGCCGACCGAATGAGGGGCGGTGCGCTGAGGACGGTCGGGGAGTTGCGAGAGACGATGCCCTCGGGTAGGTGGGGCTCGGGGTGAGGCGACAGGTCGGCGTGGGCCCGGAGCTGTGACAGCACGCTGGGGGCGCCGGAGCGAGGGAACAGGCTCAGAACCTGTCGGGTGACCTCCGGTCTGGCGCCCGAACCCTGGCACACACGCGCGCCGGGTTGCCGAAACACCCTCATAGCTCCGCTATGAGGACGCTCCGGTGCCTTGCGATCGCACGCACCAGGGCCCGTTCGCCTAACAACCGGAGGCCACCCGACAGGCGCTCAGGCAAACGGGGAACCGGAACGGCACGCTCATGAGGACTGCGATGCGGGACAGAACGCCCGTGAAGGTCCGGAACAGGGGGCGACGCACTGGCGCGACCCCAGAGGCGGGGCAGAGCCCCTCTCGTCAGCCCGGAACCGATGCAGCACACTCGCGTGCGTCCCCGGCTGAATCGGCGCGCTCACGTCTTCCCCTCCGCGGCTTTCCCTCCCCCACTGCGGCGGCCCCGTGTCCGACTGCTCGCGCCGTCGGCCGCGCGCCCCGGCCGCCGGTCGGCGGGTGCGCGGACGCCGGCGGAACACGAGCGGCGGGCGTGAACCGTGCCAGGGGCTCGCCGGGTGGTGAGGGCGGCGGGGCTTGCCTCTGGGCGGTGCTTGCGCCGACGGCGGGATCCTGTGACGGTACAAGGCTGGTCCGTGGCCGGTGCCACGCCGGGAGACTGGTCCGGGCTCGGTTCGCTGTCGATGCCCTCGACGGCCGTCGCCAGGTCGCGTCCCCTGCGCTCCGCGCGCAGGCAGCGGCGAATGGACTCGGGGTCCAGACCTTCGTTGCATGCCTGGTGGAGCAGGCGGGCGAACAGGTAGTCGGGGTCTGCGGCGAGGGCCATGGCCAGGGCTTCGCGGGCCTCCAGCTCGTCGCCGGAGGACCAGGCGACCCAGCCGGCCAGTGTGAGCGGCGCGGCTGCGTGCTCCCCGTAGGGTCCGACGCAGCGCCGGGCCAGGGCACGCCAGAGGCGGAGGGCCGGACCGGCTTCGTCGCCCTCCATCCATTCGGCGGCGCGATCACGGGTGGCCCGGTCCTGGAGTCCGAGAATCAGGAGGGCTGCGTCGTCGTGCCCCACGAGCTCGTCGTCTTGGAGATCCGCGTCCAGCGTGTTCGACACGGTCGGACTGTCCGCCAAACGTCCCAGGACGCGTCGGGCCACCGAGAGCGTCCCCTCCGCCACGTCCGCGCGGCTCTCCGCGTCCAGGATCCGTGGAATGAGGGCGGACTGGGCGGTGTCGAGGGCGTCCTCCTGCTGCAGAGCCGCTGCGGTCTCCCATGGCAGGAGCCGGGCCCGCATCTCCTTCAGAGTGCCGCGCACCTGAAGGCCGGCGTAGGTCGCGGCGGCGGCCAGCACGGAGGTGCCCGGCAGCCCCATCGCCTGTCCCTCGGCTGAGCAGCATTCGGCGCTGGGACAGCAGTACGACCAGAAGCGGCCGTCGGAGATGCACAGCGCCTCCACCACCGGCACGTCGAGACTGCCGCATGCCCTGCGCAGCAGCTGGGCGAGTGGCCGCAGGCGTTCCATGACGTCGCGCGCCGACTCACCGCTCGCCGGGTCCTGGCAGAGGAAGGCGACCATGCTCTCCGGCTTGGCGCCCCGCCGCTCACTTCCGGTCACCAGGCCGTGGGCCAGCTGTTGGGCCACGGAGGGCCAGTCGTCCGTCTGGGCCGGGATGCCGAGCCGGGCGCGCCCGCCGAACCGTCCGCGGGTGTCGCGCTCGTGCAGCGCGACGAGGACGATGCTGTCCTCTGGGCGGTATCCGAGCAAGTACGGCAGGGCGTCCGCGAGCTCGGCCGGTGTGCGGAGGGTGACCTGGTGTTCCTCGCGAGGCCCGGCGGTCGCCCCGTGTCCCAGATAGGCGGGGGGCTCGCCGGCTCGCCCACATCCGTTCTGCCCGCTGATGTCACTGTTGCCGGAGGTCCCGGCCGCTTCGCTGTGATTCGTCATGTGGCGACCATCTCGCGGATCTTGAAATTCCGCTTTGCCCTGTGGATAAGTCCGACCATGTTCACGTCAGGAGCTGTCCACAGTTCGTCCCGCTCGTTCGCGCGATGTCCGAGGCATCGGGTTGCATGGGGACATGAGTTACGAAGACCTGCCCACCACGGACCGCCAAGCTCTACGCAAGGCCGCCGATGCCGTGCTCGCCCGCCTCGTCGGCGCCCCGGCGGCCACAGCGCGGCTGCGCGAGGACCAGTGGCACGCCATCGAGGCACTGGTCGCCGACAAGCGCAGAGCCCTGGTGGTGCAGCGCACGGGCTGGGGCAAGTCAGCGGTGTACTTCGTCGCGACCGCGCTGCTGCGCGAGCGGGACGCGGGCCCCACCGTCATCGTCTCCCCACTCCTCGCGCTCATGCGCAATCAGGTGGAGGCGGCTGCCCGCGCCGGTATTCGCGCGCGGACCATAAACTCCTCGAACACGGAGGAGTGGGACACGATCCGCCAGGAGATCACCGCCGGCGCGGTCGATGTCCTCCTGGTCAGCCCCGACGAACTGCCTTCTCCAAACTCGGGCTCTGCACACTCTTCAGTGGGCTCGGTCGGAGCCCAGCACGCTTGGCCCCGCTCCAGCCGCACAACGCATTTCCACAGGTCAACACTCCAGTGTCACTGGTAAGTTGAACACCTTGGCTGCCGTGTCACCCCAAGACGTTTTCTTCCCCGTGTTCGCGCTCTGTCTGTTGTTCAGTAGATGCTGCGGCTCGATGGTGCACTCGATTCGCATGGTCAGCTCGGACAGTGCAGGCAGTGCTGTGCTCTCGACAGCCGCGAGGGCCTGTATCGCCTTCGTCCAGAAGTCGGATTGGCGCCAGCGGGCCGAGTAGGTCCGCAGGGTCGCTGGTTCGCCAAAGAGCGCCGGGAGGTCGCTCCAGGGGGTGCCCGTGCGAACCTTGTAGAGGATTCCTGTCATCACCAGCCGGGGGCTGACGCTCCGGGGCTTATGGGTGATCATGGGCTCGACCGTTGCCCATCCCTTGTCGGTCAACAGCGGGACTGGTAGCTGTCTCTCGGTGAACCATGCCGCCAGCGCGCACGGTTGCCCCTTACGCCCGCGTCGAGGGGGCTCCAGGAGGGTCACCTTGGCGTCGATCGCGGCCAGGAACTTCTTCTGCTCTTCTAGCGGAAGATGGTGCAGAGTCCGGCGTGCCATGGCCGCCAGCTCAATCAGCTGTGCAGACCTCACCTGTGCCGTCTCTGCTTCCGCCAGCCGGGCAGTCATCTGCCTCCTGGACGCGAGCATGACGTCAAGTTCGGCCTGCAGAGGCACGATCGCCCGCTCGACGGCCTTCTCCGACTCCGCCAGACACAGGTCGCGCACAGCCACCTCCTTCGCGGCCACGCCGATGGCAATGACGACAGCCCGCCTCTGGTTCCTGATCTGCCGGTCGAGTTCCGCCCTGCGTTCCTCGAGTCCGTCACGCTGACCGGCTGGTAGCCCGGTCCGGTCACCCGCCGCGGCCTTGAGTCTGTCGGCGTCACTGAGGAACGTCCTCACCTGTCGCCACGTCTGTTCTTCGACCGGGTCGGCGGCCAGGTAGGGGCACGAGCAGGTGGGCGCGCCGACGTATGCCTCGCTCCGCCCTTGACACCTGTACGCCGGAACCCGGCCGATCGTTCCGCCACCGATATAGCGCTTGCCACAGGGGCTGACGATCCGGCCGGTGAGGGGGTAGACACGAGCCTTCTGCGGCGTGTGGGCCGGATGCCTGCTGGCGGCCCTGACCTCCGCGACCTCGACGCGGGTGAAGACAGGAGGCAGACGAATGACCACCGGATCTCCGTTCACAGGCCGGCCGTCGTGATCCCGCTTCACCCCGCTTGAGCCCCTGAACGCCTGCCGCGCCTCCAACACAATGGGGCTGAGTACCTGTTGACGCAGACTCTGGCCAGCCCACGGCCGACCGTCCCGCTTCGCAGAGCCCTCAGCGTTCAGCGCAACCGCCGCCTCGCCCCAGTCACGCAGCGCAACGAACAACGACCGCCCTCGGCGCAGGGCGCACGCCTCATGCTTCGCCCCGCAGTCTCTGCTGTCGGGGCACTCGTCGAGGACCAGGCGGCCATCGACCACGCGGTACCCGTAGGGCACCTTGCCGCCGACGTATCCTCCGGCCTCGGCCTTCTCCTGGATCCCGCCCTGGGTGCGCTCGCGGATGATGTCCCGCTCGTCCTCGGCGTAGTCGGCGTCCTTGCGCATCTTGCTCTCCCCTTCGGGAGTGCTGTTGTCGTAGTCCCGTTTGACCACGGCAACGAAGACGCCGATCTCCTGGAGCTCCCAGACCCACTTCCAAAAGGCGCGCCCGGTACGACCGATAGCACGACCTTCGTTGACGACGACGATGTCGAAGGGACGCGGCGCCTTCCGCGCATCCTCCATCAGCCGCCGCAGAGCCGGACGTTCATGGGCCTCCAGCGCCCCTGAGACGCCCTCATCTACGAAGGTTCCAACGTGTTCCCAGCCCTTTTGACCGATGTACGCGCCCGTCTTCTTACCCGAGTACGCGATGCCGAAGCCCTTGGCCTGCTCCTCAGTGGACACGCGCAGGTAGTCCACAGCCCGCAGCGCCCTCCGCTCCAAACGCAGGCGGGCCGCCACAACAGCCGTTGCATGAGCGTTTTGCACGTCAGATCCGTTACCCCGATGGGTGCGTCGCGAAAACCTCGGCAGGCGAGCAGATGGCAGGCCGTTCAAAGGGCTCACAGAGAATCAACCAGCTGTTTCCGTTCGGTCGCTCGTGGTGTGAATTGGCACATCACAGGAGGCCCGCGATGAACTCGCAGCGGATTAGGCAATGTTGCTCCCGAATCTGGATGAACGGCAGCAGAGTCTGCTGACGTGGGCGGGTGGCGGTACCCGAAGTCGGACGTATTCTGAATCGATGTCACCGGGCAGAGCACGGTCCTCTCATTCCGACTCTGCCCGTTCCTTCATGAGAACAGCGCGAGCTGCTCGTCCTCAGGGGCTTGCGCGAGACCGGGACCCTGCGCGTATTCCGGATCCACGTCCACCGGTTCGGTGTCCGCCTCCTCAGTGATCAAACCCAGCGCCGCGACTACACGCTGCCCATCAACGGTGCTCTCCGCCTTGTCAGCAGCTGACTCCTCCGGAGAGGTCTCATCGGCCTCGTCCTCTCCCTCGGCGACCGTTGGCAGAACGTAGTGCTGGGCGAGGCTCGCCAGGTGCAGAGGTAGAGGCAGCGAGAGTGCGTCCAGGTAGTCGGGAGCCTGACGGAGCTGGTGCACGGCAAGGGCAAGGGCTTCGGGCGAGTCGCCGGCGTCCGGGTGGCAACCCAGGACCGCGATTTCCACCAGCCCAGGGTTCCAGGCGGGGATGTGCGTGTCGATGGTGGGTTTGCCCTTGTTGGGGCCCTGACGCAGAGGGCGGGGAGCGATCTTGTCGGCCTCGACGGCGGAGTCCCGGAAGGTGCCCGCCTTGGGAGTGGTGCTGTAGAAGATCCGCCCCGAGGACCGGATCGCGTCTTCGTCTTCCGTCCACAGCCCCTGAGGCAGGCCGTTAACCTCGCCAGGAGCCGCGTTACCCCACCACTGGGGGGTCTCCCGACCCGCTGCGGTACGTACCCGGACCAGCCGGAGGTCGGGGTCGAGCCCTGCCGGCTGCGCGTGTCCTGTCTTGATCAGGTCTCGTTCGGTTTGGCCGTCCTGAAGCCACGGCCAGTGCAGCCGACTGTTCTGGGAATGAGTCAGCAGGACGGTTGGCCGGCCGCGGAGAGAACGGATCATCTTCTGGAGGTAGCGGGCGGTGGCCTTGCGCTGCTGGTCCATGTTCTGGTGCCAGATGCGGTACTTCGAACGCTGTCGGGGTACGAAGGCAGAGGCTTCGGAGACCGGGGCGGTGTCGGCCCCGGCGGGTTCGCTCACCTCAGGAATCTCGGCCGTCTTGACCAGGCCGAGGAGGAAGCTTGGGTAGGGAATCCAGCGTCCCGTCCGCTCGTCCCAGCCAGCGACCGCGGCCAGGCCGCTGCCCGGTGCGAGCGGTGTCACCATGACGGCCACCGGGGTGTGGCGGGGAAGCCGTGTGGGTCCGTCCTTGCGTCGCTTGACCATGTATGTGGCGACGTAGCGCAGGTCCGCGGGAAGCGCCTCGCCGAGCGTGTGCTCGGGCAGGACGCGCACGCCGTACTGGCGCAGGGCGTCCTCCCATCCTGAGTGGACCCGGTGCAAGAGGTTCTTCTCGGTGTTGTGCCCCTTGGCCTTCTTGGGGACGAGAGCGAACTGTGTGAGCGCGCCCGCATCCGCGCAGCCCAGGCGGAGGGCGTACTTGGGGTCGTCCAGGCGGTGGGCGAAGTCCTGACGGCGGTCGATCTCCACGAGTGCGAAGCTAGGGCAGAGCGGGTCGGCGCCATCCTTGGTGAGGAACTCCTCGACCGCCTTCCGCCGAGTGTTGATGCCCGTCTCCAGGGCCTTACCCCTCGGGCGCGCTTTGGGGTCGATGCCCAGGGTGTCGGTGATGCCACCTGTGGTGCGCAGGCAGCGAAGGCGAAGGGTCAGTTCCGGGGATTTCCATTCGAGGACGACCGGGCTTCCGGGCGCAGCCAGCTCGTATGCCTCCTCGGCGTTGACGGGCGCCGGTCGGCCGCCGTCACCGTCCAGCCCGAGGACATCGGCGACGGCCTCGATGGCCGCATCCCGGAAGGAGGGACTCTGCCACAACAGTCGAGCCTCGACGACCGCCACGTCTCCGCTCCCTTCAACCGCTTCAGAGAGGTCCTGGCCCTCGTTGATCCTGGCTGCCACCGCTAGTGCAGTCCGGCGAGCAAGGGCTTCACGTTCCGCTTCGGCGGCCTTCTCGGCCGCCTTGGGCTTGGGACGGGCGTTGGCGGGGGCGCTGGAGCCGGCGCTCGCCCGGCTGAGGGAGGGGACCCGGCGCATCTGCTCGGGCAGCGCTTGTTCGGCCCATTCGACGATCTGTGAACGCTGGTGCGACATGAGGCCGGTGCCGATGCCATGGGCACCCATGTGTGTGCTGTGGACAACCGAGGCTCGGGTGCCGTCCCCGTCGCCGATCCATTCCTCGGGTTCGGTGAGCAGGCTGTCCGGGTCGGGGAAGGGGCGGTTGAGTGCCAGCCTGCCCAGGATCTGGGCGGGTCCGTTGTTCTTCCAGGCGTAGCCCTGAGTCCCGCGGTCCCAAGTCAGACGCGCCACCGCGTAGCGGTCGCTGGTGGGTGTGCCGGGCAGCCAGGGGATGCCCGGCAGCAGATATACGGAGGTGTCGCGGCCGTACGGCAGCCGCAGCCGCTGCTTCTTCGCATCGAGGCGAGTCGCCCAGCGGCGCACTCCGGTGTGCAGGTGGAGACGCGGGCGAGGGTCGAGGGGGACGGAGTGCAGCGAAATGTTGATCACGACGGAGAACCACCACTCGCGCCCCTTGACCACGTGCGAGAGGGGCTGCGAGAGGAGCTCCGCCCCCTGCTGGCGCGGTCCTCGCGGCACGGCGCGGAAGTGCAGGCTGCCGGCGCTGTGCTCGTAGGGGCCGAGAGCGAGGATGCGCCGGGCCAGAGCATCGGTCGCGAGCTGGTACTGCCGGTCGCGCGGGGCTGCGGTTCCGCCGTCGGTCGTGGGGCAGCCGAGTAGGTCGACGGTGACGTCCTGCCACTGCGGCGGGCAGGCGCGCAGTGCCGTGTGCGTGTCCAGGACGGCGCGGTAGTGCTCGGGCTCGGCACGGATGTCCTGGAGCCAGGAGCCATTCAGCCGGTCAAGGGTGTCACCCGGCAGGGGGTGGGGGACGTCGTGCGGAGCGTAGAGCCAGAAGTCCTCGGCCTGCTGGAGAGGGTCGCGGGGGCGTCCCCGGACGATCAGTTCGGGGGCAAGGCTCTGTAGTACTCCGTTGAAGCGGGCGACGGGCGCGGTGCGGTAAGGGTCGGCTTCGGGGTCGCGTCCGAGGTTGCAGAGCTCCAGGATGCTCGAGTGCCACTGCTCGGGGAAGGGCAGCGCGCGGTATCGGGCGGTCCAGGGGGTGGCGTCGGGCTTGAGGAGGTAAGCGGCCCGGCTGGTGTCACGGTATTTGGCGGCCATGGGACTCCACGGTCTCCTTCGGTTCTCGGGGGTCAGTTTCCGGCGCTCAGGCCGCACAGGGCGTCGTAGAGGGGGTGGTAAAGCGTGCGCACCAGGGCGGGGTCGGCGGGTTCGGGAAACGATTCGGGGGCGGTCTCGTCGTCGAAGTAGGGCGCGAGGACGTCACGGAGCTTGATGAGCAGACCGTCGTCGTTGCGCCTGCGTCCGCTCCGGGTCGCCGCGGCGGGCGGTGCCCCGGCCTCGGCAAGGGCGGGGGCGAAGGCCGCGTCGACGAACACGACACGTGCGGGCACTCCGCCTCGCACCAGGCGGCCGATGACCTGCCAGATGGTGACGAGTTGGTCCCAGGCGAAGGACGTCTTCTCCGCGTCGCTGAGCCGGGAGTAGATGTAGCGCCGGGAGAGCAGGCGGCGCCATTCCTTCCGGGCGGCGAGGCGGAAGCCGAGCCCAGCGGCGTCCAGGTCCGCAGCGTCGGCCACGAGCTTGCCAAAGGTTCCCGCTTCGGGATCCGGCTGGTCGCGGACGAACCTGGTGACCCAGTCGTTGACAGCGAAGACGGCCAGAGAGAGGTCGTCGGGGCGCGGGTGGGGACGGGCGAGGAAGAGCACGGTACCGAAGGCGGCCTTGTGGCTCTGGTTGAGGATGTTGTGACCGCGCTCGATCGCCATCAAGGGGGCGACCAGGACTTCGGCGTCCTCGTCCTTGGCGAAGGCTGCCAGGTCGCCTCGTCGTACGGCGGAGGCGCTGGTGAAGTCGCCCGTGGCCGAGTCACCGGGGCCGGTGTGGTCCAGCTCCGCCTTATCGGAGGCCAGGACGCGGACTTTGCCGCGCCAGCGGGGCATGCGTTCAAGGAGGTCAGCGGCCGTCCTGGCATCGTGGTAGCTGCCGACCAGGAGCAATGCCCGCCGGCGTTCGCCGTCCTCGATCTGCCGGAGTTCCCGGTCCAAGAGCGATGTACTGCCTGGGGCCGACTTCCCGAGTTGAGTAACCATCTGGGCCAGAACCCGTTCGCGGGTGTCGAGTTTGGCTCCGGAGAGCGTGAGCGGGGTTCCTTCGCCGTCGTAGAGGAACAGCGTGCTGAAGCGGGTCTGCCGGATGGAGTCGACGGCGGCCTGGTGGGGTTTGAGGATCGCCTTGACTGGAGCCATGACGTGTGCGCGGGTCGATGTACCGGCCCAGCTGGTGCCCGACATGAGCACCACGTGTGGTCCGGGTCGGCCCGCGGCGGGGTCGGCCCCCAGTGCGGGAAGGGTGAGCAGGAGTTCCCGGCCGACGCCGGCGCACCGGAAGAAACGGAGGGTGCCACTACGGTGTTCGTCGCCTTCCGGCCCTCGCTCTGGGTCTTCGGGCAGGTACTGGAATCCGAGGACGTTACCCATGGGGGCTTCCGGCACGACCGGTGCGTAGTCCAGGGGCGGCCTGCGGGAGAGTTCGTTGTCGGCGGTGTCCAGGTGGAGGGCTGCCTCGGCCTGCGGCCACAGGAAAGTGACGCGTTCGAGGCGCTGATGCAGTGCGGCCAGTACCAGGGTGAACTCGAGGCGCCGTGTCGCCCGTTCCAGCCAGGGCTCGGTCCCCCAGGAATCCACGGGGTCCCGGTCGGGCTTCCCGGGCCCCGGTGCCTCTTGTTGCAGTGAACCGTCCATGATGGGCGACCCTGTGAGCAAGACATCGAGGACGGAGCGGACACGCTGGCTGGTCGCCGCCTGGTCGAGGTTGTGCAGGAGATCTCCGGCCCTGCGGATCAGGGTGTCGGTGAGTTCACCGTGCGGGCCGCGATCACCGAGTGGGTCGTCACGGAAGGCATCGAGGGCCTGGGTCACCTCGCTGCGGCGTGCGTCCCACGCCTCCGTGCCCGGGGTGCGCGGTGAGGCGAGACCGTCGGAGTCGCCGTCGGAGTCGTACACCTCAGTGTCGGAGGAGATCCCGTCTAGGACGGATCCATCGACGTGCGGCCGCGGGTACCACTCATTGATCAGTTTCTCCTGGAGGGTCCAGGCGCTGAAGTATTCGATGTCCGCCCACTCACGGAGGTCGTCCTCAGTGATCAGCCTGCGGTAAAGGCGGTTGGCGGCGATGTGCACGAGGTCGAGGGAGGCCGACCATC
Coding sequences:
- a CDS encoding glycogen debranching N-terminal domain-containing protein, which encodes MPLPSMPVFSMPDAYDDVPIFGGSAQPSARARGDGSGAPRVDVRSPTTRPTGARPGRPGGPVSPALGTGCSPGPPPTGGGGPASPQAPPAAPRRPTELPPTHATLICVALPGLAISTEQGQLTGIGLEGFYRAGRRMLSRCQVRVAGREPLAVQARMVTADRARFMGTLRIAADAGPDPDVMVERTRYADGTERITLHSTARRPLRLPIEVSLGTDLAELGAVASGGAGPELPASVHGSGLRWSCANGYSTVSAHPPPADALASAGLLRWELELPPGGTRSLELRVRPDGAGPIRPVGRGAASPLAEAQAAGDDPTAQSLLRTCLEDLEVLLLRDPKNLSDTHLAAGAPWRCGMAPADALVAARMTLPLGTRLAAGTLRTLARTQLAGPEAQSGMIPGPWRDAGPHLPPGCTGIEATLLFPVLLAEARRWGLAEQEAEELLPTAERCVRWLRTAVGSGAYLPDPRPGGTSRCETQAHAHRAALLGADLLDAYGRPGGTELRDWAGELRTRFEADFWVEDRGGGRPAAARTPDGRLLPHLGAGAAHLLDTGLLGSGERAPGLLDKVRTEQLARLLGGPAMDSGWGLRSLSAKEVAYNPFGHRSGAVRVQETAIAVAGLAGAGYEKEASSLLRGVLAAAESFGHRLPEMYAGEQRTADGAPLPHPAACRPAATAAAAGVLLLTTLVGIRPDAPAGTVTLRPVRSAPLGEIGLTGLRVAGAPFAARVSRLGLAMVEEAADGLQLGV
- a CDS encoding DUF4192 domain-containing protein; this translates as MTNHSEAAGTSGNSDISGQNGCGRAGEPPAYLGHGATAGPREEHQVTLRTPAELADALPYLLGYRPEDSIVLVALHERDTRGRFGGRARLGIPAQTDDWPSVAQQLAHGLVTGSERRGAKPESMVAFLCQDPASGESARDVMERLRPLAQLLRRACGSLDVPVVEALCISDGRFWSYCCPSAECCSAEGQAMGLPGTSVLAAAATYAGLQVRGTLKEMRARLLPWETAAALQQEDALDTAQSALIPRILDAESRADVAEGTLSVARRVLGRLADSPTVSNTLDADLQDDELVGHDDAALLILGLQDRATRDRAAEWMEGDEAGPALRLWRALARRCVGPYGEHAAAPLTLAGWVAWSSGDELEAREALAMALAADPDYLFARLLHQACNEGLDPESIRRCLRAERRGRDLATAVEGIDSEPSPDQSPGVAPATDQPCTVTGSRRRRKHRPEASPAALTTRRAPGTVHARRSCSAGVRAPADRRPGRAADGASSRTRGRRSGGGKAAEGKT
- a CDS encoding recombinase family protein — encoded protein: MSPLNGLPSARLPRFSRRTHRGNGSDVQNAHATAVVAARLRLERRALRAVDYLRVSTEEQAKGFGIAYSGKKTGAYIGQKGWEHVGTFVDEGVSGALEAHERPALRRLMEDARKAPRPFDIVVVNEGRAIGRTGRAFWKWVWELQEIGVFVAVVKRDYDNSTPEGESKMRKDADYAEDERDIIRERTQGGIQEKAEAGGYVGGKVPYGYRVVDGRLVLDECPDSRDCGAKHEACALRRGRSLFVALRDWGEAAVALNAEGSAKRDGRPWAGQSLRQQVLSPIVLEARQAFRGSSGVKRDHDGRPVNGDPVVIRLPPVFTRVEVAEVRAASRHPAHTPQKARVYPLTGRIVSPCGKRYIGGGTIGRVPAYRCQGRSEAYVGAPTCSCPYLAADPVEEQTWRQVRTFLSDADRLKAAAGDRTGLPAGQRDGLEERRAELDRQIRNQRRAVVIAIGVAAKEVAVRDLCLAESEKAVERAIVPLQAELDVMLASRRQMTARLAEAETAQVRSAQLIELAAMARRTLHHLPLEEQKKFLAAIDAKVTLLEPPRRGRKGQPCALAAWFTERQLPVPLLTDKGWATVEPMITHKPRSVSPRLVMTGILYKVRTGTPWSDLPALFGEPATLRTYSARWRQSDFWTKAIQALAAVESTALPALSELTMRIECTIEPQHLLNNRQSANTGKKTSWGDTAAKVFNLPVTLEC
- a CDS encoding DUF3962 domain-containing protein; the encoded protein is MAAKYRDTSRAAYLLKPDATPWTARYRALPFPEQWHSSILELCNLGRDPEADPYRTAPVARFNGVLQSLAPELIVRGRPRDPLQQAEDFWLYAPHDVPHPLPGDTLDRLNGSWLQDIRAEPEHYRAVLDTHTALRACPPQWQDVTVDLLGCPTTDGGTAAPRDRQYQLATDALARRILALGPYEHSAGSLHFRAVPRGPRQQGAELLSQPLSHVVKGREWWFSVVINISLHSVPLDPRPRLHLHTGVRRWATRLDAKKQRLRLPYGRDTSVYLLPGIPWLPGTPTSDRYAVARLTWDRGTQGYAWKNNGPAQILGRLALNRPFPDPDSLLTEPEEWIGDGDGTRASVVHSTHMGAHGIGTGLMSHQRSQIVEWAEQALPEQMRRVPSLSRASAGSSAPANARPKPKAAEKAAEAEREALARRTALAVAARINEGQDLSEAVEGSGDVAVVEARLLWQSPSFRDAAIEAVADVLGLDGDGGRPAPVNAEEAYELAAPGSPVVLEWKSPELTLRLRCLRTTGGITDTLGIDPKARPRGKALETGINTRRKAVEEFLTKDGADPLCPSFALVEIDRRQDFAHRLDDPKYALRLGCADAGALTQFALVPKKAKGHNTEKNLLHRVHSGWEDALRQYGVRVLPEHTLGEALPADLRYVATYMVKRRKDGPTRLPRHTPVAVMVTPLAPGSGLAAVAGWDERTGRWIPYPSFLLGLVKTAEIPEVSEPAGADTAPVSEASAFVPRQRSKYRIWHQNMDQQRKATARYLQKMIRSLRGRPTVLLTHSQNSRLHWPWLQDGQTERDLIKTGHAQPAGLDPDLRLVRVRTAAGRETPQWWGNAAPGEVNGLPQGLWTEDEDAIRSSGRIFYSTTPKAGTFRDSAVEADKIAPRPLRQGPNKGKPTIDTHIPAWNPGLVEIAVLGCHPDAGDSPEALALAVHQLRQAPDYLDALSLPLPLHLASLAQHYVLPTVAEGEDEADETSPEESAADKAESTVDGQRVVAALGLITEEADTEPVDVDPEYAQGPGLAQAPEDEQLALFS